The Brasilonema sennae CENA114 genome includes a region encoding these proteins:
- a CDS encoding peptidoglycan-binding domain-containing protein has protein sequence MANQEQPLAKPESQPKAQPTSHHVIQPLAQSIKMKAVSSSGLPTLRFGNTGSTVRTLQRLLISNGYFVQIDGVFGALTEVAVKAFQSSRGLKADGVVGARTWAVLSG, from the coding sequence ATGGCAAATCAAGAACAACCATTAGCAAAGCCTGAGTCACAGCCTAAAGCACAACCTACATCTCATCACGTGATACAACCATTAGCACAATCTATCAAGATGAAAGCTGTCTCTAGTTCAGGTCTACCTACTCTACGGTTTGGTAACACAGGAAGCACTGTAAGAACCTTACAGCGACTTTTAATATCTAATGGCTACTTTGTTCAAATTGATGGAGTTTTTGGCGCGCTGACAGAAGTTGCTGTTAAAGCTTTCCAGAGTTCACGCGGTTTAAAAGCGGACGGAGTCGTTGGTGCAAGAACTTGGGCTGTATTGTCAGGTTAG